A region from the Sorex araneus isolate mSorAra2 chromosome 6, mSorAra2.pri, whole genome shotgun sequence genome encodes:
- the LOC129406110 gene encoding olfactory receptor 14C36-like — protein MPNSTIMMEFLLMGFSDVWELRVLHALSFFLMYLVTVVGNALIVTVTTLDRNLHSPMYFFLRNLSILDACYISVTVPNSCINSMLDSSTISLVGCIAQVFLVVFFVYVELMFLTIMARDRYVAICQPLYYPVMMSPKICLQMTLASILSGLVYAAVHTGNTFRLPFCQSNVIHQFFCDIPSLLKLSCSDTFSNEMVVVVSGLVIGGGCFFFIIRSYIHIFSTVLKFPRGADRSKAFSTCVPHILVVSIFLSSGFYVYLRPSAITATIQDMILSVFYSIIPPLFNPIIYSLRNEQIKCAIKRIMKKLSYSRNM, from the coding sequence ATGCCCAATTCCACTATAATGATGGAGTTTCTTCTAATGGGTTTTTCCGATGTTTGGGAACTGCGAGTTTTACatgccctttccttctttctgatgTATTTGGTGACAGTAGTAGGAAATGCACTGATTGTTACTGTCACCACCTTAGACAGGAATCTCCACTCACcgatgtacttcttcctcaggaACCTATCTATCTTGGATGCATGCTACATTTCTGTAACGGTTCCAAACTCATGCATCAATTCTATGCTTGACAGTAGCACCATCTCACTGGTCGGGTGTATAGCACAAGTCTTCCTAgtggttttctttgtatatgtcgAACTTATGTTTCTCACGATTATGGCCCGTGATCGCTATGTGGCTATCTGCCAGCCCCTGTACTACCCTGTGATGATGAGCCCGAAAATCTGCCTTCAAATGACACTGGCATCTATACTCAGTGGCCTCGTCTACGCAGCTGTGCACACCGGCAACACATTTCGGCTGCCCTTCTGTCAGTCCAATGTCATTCATCAGTTCTTCTGTGATATTCCTTCTCTGCTGAAGCTTTCTTGCTCTGACACCTTTAGCAACGAGATGGTGGTTGTTGTCTCTGGTCTGGTGATTGGTGGTGGTTGTTTCTTCTTCATTATCAGGTCTTACATTCACATATTTTCTACTGTGCTCAAATTTCCAAGAGGAGCAGACAGATCAAAAGCGTTTTCGACCTGTGTTCCGCATATCCTTGTGGTGTCTATCTTTCTTTCCTCAGGTTTTTATGTATATCTGAGACCATCCGCAATCACTGCCACAATCCAAGACATGATACTTTCTGTTTTCTACTCCATAATCCCCCCGCTCTTCAACCCCATTATCTATAGTCTTAGAAATGAACAAATCAAATGTGCCATCAAGAGAATTATGAAGAAACTGTCTTATTCAAGAAATATGTAA